Proteins co-encoded in one Leptospira yasudae genomic window:
- the ispH gene encoding 4-hydroxy-3-methylbut-2-enyl diphosphate reductase, with protein MLEKIYLANPRGFCAGVKYAITYVEQVQANSAEQIYVRKEIVHNRRVVEDMKKRGIRFINDLDEAPDGATVVFSAHGVAPSVVDAAKKRGMKIGDATCPLVTRVHRKARKIKDTHQIIYIGHEGHDEAIGTMGEAEMFLVESAEDVIALKEKIDPDKPLTYLMQTTLSVADTKNVVDQIANTFPFVEHPAKDDICYATTERQEAVSLMMDAIDAMLVIGADNSSNSLRLLQLAQKSKPHSFKVTGADDLSKEYIQNNKIRILGLTAGASTPQVLVDEIISKLKAFYPNAEVELFPGSREDSMNFKLPGNLLS; from the coding sequence ATGTTAGAAAAGATCTATTTAGCCAATCCGAGAGGATTTTGCGCCGGTGTGAAGTATGCTATTACGTATGTGGAACAGGTTCAGGCGAATTCCGCGGAACAGATTTACGTCCGTAAAGAAATCGTCCACAACCGCCGAGTTGTGGAAGACATGAAAAAAAGAGGAATCCGTTTTATCAACGACCTAGACGAAGCCCCTGACGGAGCGACGGTCGTTTTTTCGGCCCACGGAGTGGCTCCTTCCGTCGTTGATGCCGCTAAAAAAAGAGGAATGAAAATCGGAGACGCTACCTGTCCTCTGGTTACACGCGTTCATAGAAAAGCCCGTAAGATCAAAGATACGCACCAAATCATCTACATCGGACACGAGGGACACGACGAAGCGATCGGAACGATGGGAGAAGCGGAGATGTTTCTCGTAGAATCCGCCGAAGACGTAATCGCTCTTAAGGAAAAAATCGATCCAGATAAACCCCTCACTTATCTGATGCAGACCACACTTTCCGTCGCGGACACGAAGAATGTCGTGGATCAAATCGCAAACACGTTTCCTTTCGTCGAGCATCCCGCGAAAGACGATATTTGTTATGCGACTACGGAAAGACAGGAAGCCGTTTCTTTGATGATGGATGCGATCGACGCGATGCTCGTAATCGGTGCGGACAACAGTTCCAATTCCCTTCGTCTTTTGCAGCTCGCTCAAAAATCGAAACCGCATTCCTTCAAAGTGACGGGAGCGGACGATCTTTCCAAAGAGTATATTCAAAATAATAAAATTAGAATTTTAGGATTAACCGCCGGCGCTTCCACTCCTCAGGTTCTCGTGGATGAAATCATTTCCAAATTGAAGGCGTTTTATCCGAACGCGGAAGTGGAATTGTTTCCCGGTTCGAGAGAGGATTCGATGAATTTTAAACTTCCCGGAAACCTTCTCAGCTGA
- a CDS encoding flagellin, translating into MIINHNVSAIFAHRTLKFNSENMGKDIEKLSSGMRINRAGDDASGLAVSEKMRTQILGLRRAEMNTEDGMSLIQTTEGYLQETHEIVQRIRVLAVQAANGIYTEEDRQQIQVEVSQLVDEIDRIASQAEFNKMKLLTGAFARLNPTASMWFHMGANMHQRERVYIETMNTAALGLRNPTVLTFISLSTAGKANSVIGLADDALRSISKQRADLGAYYNRLEHAAKGLMNAYENIQAAESRIRDTDMAEQMTSFTRYQILTQAATAMLAQANMKPQTVLQLLK; encoded by the coding sequence ATGATTATCAACCATAACGTCAGTGCCATTTTCGCGCACAGAACATTGAAGTTCAATAGCGAAAACATGGGAAAGGACATCGAGAAGTTGTCCTCCGGAATGAGAATCAACCGCGCAGGCGATGATGCTTCCGGTCTTGCAGTGTCCGAAAAAATGAGAACTCAGATTCTGGGTCTCAGAAGAGCGGAAATGAACACTGAAGATGGTATGTCTCTGATACAGACTACTGAAGGATATCTCCAGGAAACTCATGAAATTGTTCAGAGAATCCGGGTTCTCGCTGTTCAGGCTGCCAACGGTATCTATACCGAGGAAGACAGACAACAGATCCAAGTGGAAGTTTCCCAGTTGGTCGATGAGATCGACCGAATCGCTTCTCAAGCTGAATTCAACAAAATGAAACTCCTTACCGGAGCTTTCGCGAGATTGAATCCAACTGCGAGTATGTGGTTTCACATGGGTGCAAACATGCACCAAAGAGAAAGAGTTTACATTGAAACGATGAATACGGCGGCATTGGGTCTCAGAAACCCGACCGTTTTAACGTTTATCTCTCTTTCTACTGCCGGCAAGGCGAACTCGGTAATCGGATTGGCTGACGATGCGCTCCGTTCCATCTCTAAACAGAGAGCGGATTTGGGTGCGTATTATAACCGTCTGGAACACGCTGCGAAAGGTCTCATGAACGCTTATGAGAACATCCAAGCGGCTGAATCCAGAATCCGCGATACCGATATGGCCGAGCAAATGACCAGCTTTACGCGTTACCA